Genomic DNA from Dehalococcoidales bacterium:
AAGCGGGCGAGCTTTAAGAGATTTTGATATTATCGGATTTCTCCTCGGTTATGAGTTAACCTATACTAACCTTCTTAACATACTGGATCTAGGCGGTATTCCTCTGGATGCTGGAAAAAGAGACGAGGCCTGTCCTCTGGTTATGGCCGGAGGCATTGGCACCATGAATCCAGAACCCCTGGCTGATTTCATAGATTTCTTTGTAATTGGTGATGGAGAAGGGGCAATATCACGAATTCTTGAGCGTGTCCGGGATCTGAAGAGAGCAGGGTCGAGACGGAAGGATATATTGCTGGCATTGGCGGAGTTAGATGGCATTTACGTGCCTTCTTTATATAATGTTGAATATAGAACCGACGGCAGTTTCAAGAAAATTAGTAAAAATTCCGAAGCTGCTGCAATACCGGTTGAGAGGATCATTTGCCAAGAGTTACCAGTTTTTTCAGATAAACCTATTGTACCTCTGATAGAAACAATTCAGGATAAAGGTTCAGTTGAAATCAGCCGCGGGTGTACCCGTGGATGTCGTTTTTGCAATGCGGGGATCTATTATCGACCAGTACGCCATCGCACCCAGCAAGACATTTATTCAGCTATCGATAAGCTCTGCAGTTCTTGTGGTTACGATGAAATTACGCTGCTTTCATTAAGTTCTGGCGACTACCCCGGTATCACTGACCTTATCAGTGGATTGAACCAGATGGAACAGACACAGGGTACTACCTTTTCCCTGCCTAGCCTGAGGATAGATGAGAAATCTCTCGATCTGATTGAAGCGCTTTCTAGCAAGCGACGAAGCGGGATTACCCTGGCTCCGGAGGCTGCTACGAGTCGGCTGCAAAGGGTGATTAACAAAATCATTCCAGAAGAGGATATCCTGCAAACAGCCGCGGCAGCTTTCCAAAGAGGCTGGACCTCATTGAAGCTCTATTTTATGTTGGGCCTGCCTACAGAGACTGAAGATGATGTTATCGCTATTGGGCAGCTTGCTTCGAGGATATATGATCTCGGTCGACTTTCTCCCGGGAGACGCCCCAAATTAAGGGTGAGTCTTTCAACCTTTGTACCTAAGCCGCATACCCCTTTCCAATGGTGCGGGCAGATTGAGCGTGGAGAAATATTAAAGCGGGTGAATTTGGTTCGGGATAACATTGGCCGGAGAAAAATCAGCATAAGCTGGAATAATCCTCAAATCAGTATGTTGGAGGCGGTTATGTCCAGGGGTGATCGCAATTTAGGTCGAGTTATTTACCGGGCATGGGAATTAGGCGCCCGGTTCGATGGCTGGGATGAATTATTCGATTATGGTCGATGGGAAAAAGCTTTTAAGGAAGCCGGAATAAATCCGGTTAATTATGCTAATCAGCCAAAGGATCTTGAAGAACCCTTACCCTGGGAGCATATTTCCAGTGGTGTCAGCCGTAAATTTTTAGTAGAAGAGTTTTACCGGGCTATGTGCGGAAATCCTACTCCAGATTGCCGTACGGACGCATGCAATATGTGCGGGATTGAAAGGCGTGTAAAAAATTGCCACAAGATGTATAAAGGAGTGTACCATGGCGAATAGTATAGTCAACATCAATCCAGATTTGTGCACAGGTTGCGGAGCATGCGTAGAGAAGTGCCCGTTAAAAATATTATACCTTGATGAATCCGGGATATGCCGGGTCACCGATGGAAGCAGGTGCGATCGTCTCCGCGGATGCGAACGTGTCTGCCCCACCGGTGCTATTACTATTGTTTAGATAACCACCTAGTCAAATACGGTAATGGCGACCAAGCCGTCGTCGGGTTTGATATCCATCAGTTTTACACCCTGGGTCGAGCGTCCCTGGACAGTAATTCCCTTGCGAGGGTCTTCTTCCCTTACTGGTGTACGGGTTACGACTCCGTTAGCAGAAATCAACATTACCTGCCGCGTTTCAGTAACCTGTGCAGCAGCTGCAACTTGTCCGGTTTTGCTGGTAAGATGGAAGGTTTTAACACCGCTGCCAGCCCGTTTCTGTATTGGATATCTGGCAAGCGGAGTAATCTTGCCAAAGCCACGTTCTGTAACCACCAGCAAGTAAGCTTCGGGGTTTACGACATCCATGTCAACAACCTGATCTTCACCTATCAGCTTTATCGCCCTCACTCCACCACTGGCTCTTAGGCTGGTTCGGATGTCTTTAACCGGGAAACGAATGGACTGCCCTTTTCTGGTTACCAATACAACGTCATTTTCATCCGTTCCCATTCTTGCACTGATTAGGCAATCATTTTTATCCAGATCCATGGCTAGCAGCCCACTTGATCGAACCGAAGTGAAGCTGTTGATATCAACTTTCTTGATTTCTCCCTTTTGTGTTGCCATGAGCATAAACCAGTCTGGTTGGAATTCCTGTACGTCCACCAATGCAGTGACTCGCTCTCCATCCTGGAGGGGAATCAGGTTAATAACAGACAATCCTTTGCTTACCCGGGATACATCCAAGGGTACTTCATGACATTTAATACTAAAAACTCGACCGCGGTCAGTAAAGAGCAGCAGATTGTCGTGCGTATCGGCATTCAACAGGAAGCGTACAGTATCAGCCTCTCGCGTTACCATGCCAATAATTCCTTTTCCTCCACGATGCTGGGGAGTAAAGCTCTCTGCCGGCACCCGTTTGATGAAACCTCGGTCGCTAAGTGTTACCACCATTGCCAGGTGAGGAATCAGATCTTCTTCGCTGAATGCAAGAGCTTCCTGCTCGTTAATCTCACTCCTGCGCGGATTTGCTTCCTTTGATTTAAGTTCGCTGACTTCTTTTTTAACCACACCCAGGATTTTAACCGGACTGGAAAGCAGATCTTCGAGTTGGCTAATGATTTTAAGTACTTCGGCATATTCATCAAGGATTTTCTGCCTTTCAAGATTAGCGAGCCTTCTGAGCTGCATATCAAGAATAGCTTGTGCCTGTAGTTGGCTCAGTTCAAATCTAGTCATCAGATCGCCGCGTGCTTCCTCGGCAGATTTCGCCGCGCGGATGGTAGCGATTACTTCATCGATGAAATCAAGAGCTATTTTCAAACCTTCCAGAATGTGGGCGCGATCTTTAGCTCCCTTGAGTTCGTATTCAGTTCTTCTGGTGATTACCTCCTGTCGGAAGCTGATAAAATGCTGCAGGGCTTCCTTCAGGCTGAGTACTCGGGGTTGACCATCGACCAAGGCTAACATGTTGACGAAGAAGGAGGATTGCATGGGTGTGTGCTTGTACAAGTTATTAAGAACGTGCTGAGGTTGACCTTCGCGTTTTAGCTCAATAACAATGCGCATACCCTGTCGGTCTGATTCATCCCTCAAATCGCTGATCCCGGTGATTTTTTTCTCTTTGATCAAATTAGCAATGCGTTCAATTAAAGCTGCTTTGTTAACCTGGTAGGGCAGCTCATTTACAATAATTTGGTAACGGCCATTTGGCGTTTCATCAATATATGCACGAGCCTTGACTACTACTCTGCCGTGTCCGGTGGCATAGGCGCTTCTGATTCCTTCAATGCCCTGGATTATTGCTCCAGTGGGAAAATCGGGGCCTTTTACGATTTTCATTAAATCGCTGACCGAGGCTTCAGGGTTATCAATAAGGTAGTTAATTGCGCTGCAAATCTCACCCAGGTTATGAGGCGGGATGTTTGTTGCCATGCCCACTGCAATACCAGCGGAGCCATTAACCAGAAGGTTGGGCAGTCTGCTCGGCAGAACTACTGGTTCCTTAAGGCTGGCATCGAAATTGGGCATGAAATCAACAGTTTCCTTTTCAATATCCAGAAGCATATGTTCTGCTATCGCGGATAACCTTACCTCGGTATATCGCATGGCTGCCGGCGGGTCGTTATCTACACTGCCGAAGTTGCCTTGCCCATCGACAAGTGTATGGCGCATAGAAAAATCCTGAGCCATGCGTACCATTGCATCATAAACCGAGGAATCGCCATGTGGATGATATTTACCCAGTACTTCACCAACCACCCTCGCACTTTTTTTGTGCGAGCCGCTATGGGTTATCCCAAGCTCCCGCATAGCAAAAAGAATGCGTCTTTGCACCGGTTTAAGCCCGTCTCTAACGTCGGGTAAAGCCCGGGCGATGATCACGCTCATGGCGTAGTCAAGGTAACTTGAGCGCATTTCATCTTCAATTTTAATGTTGGTGATGTTGCCTGTGGTTAAATCCATATCATGGTCTCCTAGTTAGTTTCTTCCTGGTCTTCGTAGTTTTCATCACTGCCGTCTATCCAGTCGTCTCCCTCGTCGGGTTCGGTGTAGTAGCTATCTTCGGCCGGTTCGTTGCCCAAGCTAACCTTGGTTCCCAGTAGCTGGTCTCCGGTATATCGTTCAACGCGGTCAAGGCTGCGAGAGGGAAATGAGATTATTCCATGTTGTGATGGGTGCTGGTATACCTCTCTTATTATAATAGCTTTTGAGCTTGTTGTGCTTACAACCTTGGAACTATACCGGTTACCGCCTTTAATCAGTTTTATAAGCCGTTGGCTTTGGCGTGAATCCACCAACCCCAAGTAGTCTCCCCGGTCGTTTTCAGCGCGAAGGTGTGCGCCATCTATAACCAGGTTTACTTTTTCTCCGGCAACAATACTAGCCCAGATTTCCCTTGGCGCCTCATGCTGCAAGCTGATTACTCCAGCTTTACCGGGTTCTTCTATAAAGTGCTCTGGATCCAGGCGGGTCAGAGATGGTGCTTTGTGGCTAACCCCTTCGCCCAGCTGTGAAAGCCGGCGAAGGTTTTTTTCAGCAATAGTATTATACGGGTCAAGCTCATAGGCTCGGCTATATGCGGCTCTTGCCGCTGCATATTCACCAAGTTCCAAATAGGCTCGACCAAGGCGATTATAAGCGTCCACATCGCACGGTGAACCCTCAATAATTGATAAATTGACAGCTACCGCATCATGCCAGCGACCTTCGATGGCCAGGCTTATAGCCTTCCGGCTGGTTGACGGAAGAACAAAAACTGGCTTTTCCGTGTCTTGTACCATTTATCCCCTTCTCTGTATATAAGTCTTTTCTTGGTGTGTGACAATTGGTCAAACACAAGCTTCAAATAGTAAACGAAAAACACACCTTTTTGCAAGGGGTTTTATCCTGAAAATTTTTTCTGACGTTGACGTTTCCATTAGCTATATGATAATCTCACATCATTCGATTATCAAACTATTATTTTAACATAAGGAGAGTAATAATGTGTCAGGGGTGTGAGTGTGAGCATCCGGAGAGGCTTGAAAGCAAGCCGGGAGAATGTTCTCCTGAGCAAATTTTTGAGTGTCACGGTATAAAGCAGACAGAAAAAAACGAATCGAAAAAATAAACGTAGCCAAATTTTAATAAGGAGATGTTAATGCGAGAAAAAGTGGCAGCGGTTCTGGATAAAATCCGTCCCAGCTTGCAGGCAGACGGAGGCAATGTTGAGTTGGTCGATGTTACCGATGACGGGGTTGTCAAGGTTAGCCTCAAAGGCGCTTGTGCTGGTTGCCCAATGTCTTCGATGACTCTCAAGAATGGGATTGAGCGCTTGCTCAAGCAGGAAATCCCTGGAGTCAAAGAAGTAGTAAACGTATAAGCAATAAATAGCTTTAGATAACAATATGGCGGCTAATTTGGCCGCCATATTTATTTGTCAAGCCTGCTCCATCTCAAATGCCCGGTGCAAAGCCCTGACTGCATCCTTCACTCGATCTTCTTTAATGATGCACGTGATACGGATTTCCGAGGTTGATATTAACATGATATTAATATCTTCACGGCTGAGGGTGGTAAACATTCGGGCAGCATAACCCGGGCTAGTCTGGATTCCAGTCCCAATGATACTTACTTTTCCAACGGCAGAGTCGAATATGCAATCTGTCGCGTTAATTTCAGCGGCAAGCGGTTTTACAATTTCCATAGCGGGAGCAAGATCGCTTTTAGCGATGGTAAAGGTCAGGTCTGTGATGTTTTCGATGCTCGCGTTTTGGACTATCGTATCTACACTGATCCCGGCGCTAGCCAGCCTTTCGAATATAGTGGCGGCTATTCCCGGTCTGTCCGGTACCCCAACAATGGTAATCTTGGCTACGTTTAAATCCTGAGCTATTCCGGTTACTCTATTTTTTCCTTCCATTGGTAAGCCTCCATGGATTAATGTTCCTGGGCTTTCCAAAAAACTGGAAGCAACCAGGATCGGTATATTGTAAATCTGGCCGAGCTCTACTGCCCTGGGGTGCATGACATTAGCTCCATAAGTGCTCATTTCCAGCATTTCTTCATATCCAATTTCGTCAAGTTTGCGAGCTTGGCTGACAATGCGAGGGTCTGCGGTATATACTCCAGCAACATCTGTGTATATTTCGCATCTATCGGCCTTAAGGCTTACTGCCAGAGCGACTGCAGTTGTGTCAGAGCCGCCGCGGCCAAGGGTGGTGGTATCCATATCATCGTTGATTCCCTGAAAGCCGGCTACAATGACGATGTTGTCCTTATCGAGCTCTTTGATAACACGGCGGGGATCAATGTTGGTTATCCGTGCTTTAGAGTAGGAATTATCTGTACGAATACCGGCTTGAGCTCCAGTAAGGCTTATAGATTTTGCGCCGAGTGATTTCAAAGCCATTGCCAATAGGGTTGAAGAGACAATTTCCCCTGTAGACAGAAGTACATCCAGCTCCCGAGAGCTGGGATTATCACATACGTTGTAGGCAAGTTTAATCAAATCGTCGGTAGTATCACCCATCGCGGATACCACCGCTACGACCTGGTTGCCGCTTTCTGCAGTTCTTGCAATCCTGCGGGCAACATTCATGATTTTATCTCCGTCAGCTACAGAGGAACCACCATATTTTTGAATTATTAAAGACATCAATATAAGCCCTTGTATTAATACTAATCTCTATTGAAGAGGAAATTACGTAATATTCTATACCTTAATGCTCACTTCTTGCCAATATGGCAAGAAGTGAGCAGCTTTCAATTATTTTTCTGTCTTTAAATAAATGCAACATTCTGCTTCTTATAAGTGCATTTCAATCAGTTATTGTGTCAATTCTATCATTGCACAGGTTGTGCATACTGACTGTTGAAAGCAGCTGGTGCGGCACATTTGGAATTTGCAGTATAGTGTCAGGTTCAAGTGAGGTTATATTTATCAATTCAAGGGCTTGTTTTCTTAAATTGGGATTCCGGGTAATATCAACCACACGAGCGGCCAATCGAAATGCTATCTCGCTCTTGCCAAGTCGGAGAGCGGCGGCTGCGGCGATAAATGCAGGCAGATCCTGTTTGGCACGTTCCCCAGCTTTTTGGTAAAGTTCTAAAACCTTTTCTATCTGACCGATTTCAATTGCCTGGTTCATTGCATTGGCTAACTGATACGGATTGGTGTCAGGATTTAGATCAGGGGCGTACTTATGCCATCCCAGACATCCGCCATTACAGCTGCCACTTTTAAAATGAATACATTTTTTACAATAGGTAAAGCAGCCTTCGGATACCAGGCATGAATCTACATTTTGGCGAAACCATTCCAGTATTGTCCACTCATTAGGAAAATCAGTTACTTTAACCCGTTCAAGTTTGGACAATGCGAAACACCGAATAGCTTCCAGCTCAGGGGTTACATCCAAAACAGGGTCGCATACTCCCATGCGCAAAGAAGTCTTGGGGTGGTATTGCCTTAGCCAGGCAAGTTGATTTTCAGAAAAAAAACATAGAGGCAGGGGGCAGTCCAGCTCTGCCTCCAAGTTCAAAGCGGCTGCTTTTTCAAGCATTTCAAAACACCTCGGAGACAGAGAAGCAAACTGGGAAGTATGAACTACATTTGAGTGCAGGTTCAGTTGGGGATTAGCTACTGCCCATCGAAATCCGGAGCGCCCCAGGTTGTATGACAGAGTCGGTATAAAACCAGTATCAAAATCTATTCTCCAGACATTAAAACCCACTACAACTTTAAAACCAAGCTTGATTGCTTCTTCTATGTTGCCGATAACCTTGGCGAAGTGTTTGGGGTTTCGATAATCACAAGGTTCGTTTATGTTGAAAATAATCCCAACCTGTTGCGAAGAAATGGTCTGCAAAAGCCGTTTTTTAAATACACCGCCGGTTAATATTTGAAGACTGGTTGCTGGGCTTGCTTTCTGAAGATGATTGATAATTTCGGGCAGCTGGGGATGCAGGAACGGTTCTCCGCCCAGGAGGGAAAGAAATTGTAATCCCGAAGCTCTTCCCCACGCAGCCAGTTCGTCCACTTTTTCGATTGTAATCAGGTTTTGGCGCTGCTCCCCTCGTTCAGAAGACTCGAAGCAATAAGGGCAGGAGTTGGAGCAGTTACGGGCTACAACAAGGTTAATATGGATACTCCTCTACTGGGGATTTTCCTGGCTGCCTTTTATCAGGGCTTCAACCACAGGAGCCAGCAGGTTGACCTCGTAACCTACAGAAACAAGATGTATATTGTTTTCATCAGCTTCAAAGAGGCCTGGCGCGTCAGCCTGATTGGTTATCGTAATATTTTCATCTTTTGATGAAGTGGGAAGTGAATTTGAAGGATCTGTCTCGGTAAGATTCTGCTCATCGTTCGGGATTTCACCGGCAGTGACCTGAGCGACGGGTTCGGGCATAAAAGCCTGGTAAGCTTCATCTGGTATAGGGCCTCGACAGATGACAAAAACCCCGCATTTAGGTCGGAAAAAAACCTGGTTTCGTTTAATACGTTCAACTTCTTGTTGACTGAACCAGCCATCTTGTTCTACGCACTCAATAATAATTTCCGGTCGGCAAAAACGGGAATAATCAGCTACGAGTGATAATTGTCGGAAGGTTGGACCTGCGTACATTACCATATCAGGCCAATCAAGCGCATAGTTATGCCATGATTTAATTCCTACCTCCCGGTATTGTAGCCATTCTCTATTAAGGCTGATATCCTTGACCATTCGCTGGGGCATATAAAGGTCGCGCCGGATAGAAGCATAACCTCCCAGCTTCTTCGATGATATTATAATATCGGGAACCATATAAGCTGCCTCTTTGGCATGTTCAAGAGAGATCACTGATGTTTCCTGGGGGCTGGATATATTTTCTTGAATAGTTCCGGGCATTGGTTCGCCACCGCCTACCAAAGTCGCGTCTTCTTCGCTACCATATAGTGGTACCGTCATAGCCTTATCCCCGTCGAGAAGGCTCAGCAGCCCCACAAATACCCAGTGCTCATAAGCATCGCGGAACATATCGGGAAAGGACTGTTCCAACTTTTCTTTTGCCATCTCCTCAAAGTCTTCAGTATCCAGTTTACCTTTCAGCAGGTCAAAAAGCAGGTTAAATAACAATCGGCTTAAACCTTCCAGTGGATCATTAAGAAACCACTGTAAAGTGCTTTTGGGTTTTATTTCATCTACACCCAAGTGTTTTATTATGGTCTCCACAGTGGCGTTATAACTTTGGCTCAGGGATCTTGAGTAATCAACATATCCCTGTAAGTATTCTTTAATAAAAGCCAAACGGGTATTGTCAAATAAGTGATAAAAATCAGTTCGTACGTTTGCGGGGATACACTGGGAACTGGAGGTGATTTCAATACCGGGAGTCGCTCCGATAAAACTCTTAAGATCGTTGTAAGCTTCCAGCCATTTCGATGACATGAATTCCTCCTATAATATAACAGTTGGCTATTCGGAGTATTTGGAAAGCAACGCGTATCCCGCTAATGTTACAATCTGGATTTGGAACTGTCAATCAGTCTGTTACTTTTCTGTTATAGTCTGGTAATATAATTTATCGGCTTTGAAAGAGCTCCGCCATAGTGGAGCCGATACTATCCCCCTGAATCCCATTTGTTTGCCAATTGGTTCATATTGGCTAAATTCCTCTGGAGTAACAAAACGATAAACAGGATATTGGCTGCGTGAAGGAGCCAGGTATTGTCCCATTGTAAACAGATCGCAGTCTACCCGCCTCAAATCCCCCATGATTTCAAGAATCTCTTGATGGGTTTCTCCCATACCCAGCATTATGCCGGATTTGGTAATAATACCAGGATTAAATTCCTTCGCCCTTCTTAATACCTCAAGTGAAGTCTGATAATCGGCCATTGGCCGTACATTTGGATATAAGCGAGGTACGGTCTCCAAATTATGAGCAAATACATCAGGCTTTGCGTTGATTACTGTTTTTATAGCTCCATTATTACCCTGAAAATCGGGAACAAGGATCTCAACCACCACGCCCGGATTATCTTCTTTTAGTATATTAATCGTCATGGCAAACTGATTTGCGCCACCGTCAGGCAGGTCGTCCCGAGTCACTGATGTTAGAAAGACGTAGCGTAACTTGAGTCGTTTTACAGCTTCTGCAATACGGTATGGTTCACTCGGATCAGAAGGAGAAGGCGTTCCCCTGGATACAGCACAAAAAGTACAGTCTCGGGAACAATTGTTCCCGAGGATTAAAAAAGCCATTCCCCGGGGTAAGCATTGGGCGATATTGGGGCAACGGCCGCTTTCGCATATGGTATGTAGATTTAATCGTCGCAGCAAGTAATTTACTGGTTCAATTTCACCGGCACGAGGAGCTCTTTGTGTTAACCATGGAGCAGAGCGAGAAGAGCATTTTTCCATATTATTCAATCAGGCCTCTGTCTCGTGCTTCTTCATCTGTAATTCTCTGGGAATAGGCATACTCCTCCGGTGTCAGTAATAAATCAAGCTCCTCCGGTTTGTTTAATTCTATCGCGAGAAGCCAACCTTTCACATAAGGGCTTTGGTTAATCACTTCGGCATAACCGTACGGGGGGACATTAAGCTCGTTATTTTTCCTGATTACCGTACCGCTGATTGGGCTGACCAGCTCAATATTCATTTTATAACCTTCAGCATAACCAAAGCTCTGATCGACCTGGATGCTATTCCCTACATCTTTGAGTGATATCGAGGATACTATATCCATCAACGCCTGCATTTTATCGGTAACGCCAATTACGACTATGTTGTTACCTGCTGGTTTTACCCAGATATGATCAATTGAATATAAACGGTCATCGGCTACCCGTGTATAACAACCCTGTATGTTTAATAAGTTGTAGTCCATTGTTGGGTTATAAACAAACTCGTCGCTGGGATTGGTTGGCAAAACCGATGGGTCTGGAACATTGGTAGGGCTGATCGGGATGCCTGGTGTTGTATTTGGAACAGACGTACTTGGGTTGGTTGTGGTTTCTGCGGAAGCACAAGAAATTGCCAACGTAGAAATTGTCAGACTCCCGGTAACCAGCCCGGCACTCTTGATAAAGTCACGCCTGGATATCGATTTCACTTCTTTGTCATTAGATGCGTGTTCGGAGTTATTTTTTCGGGAGCCCACAGTGCCCTCCTTGCGCAAAGTTGCCGTAAAATCTAATATGCGCATATAAGCTTATTATTACTCTTATACTTTATCACCGCCGCAAACCGTAATCAAGGGTTTTGGCATTTTAATCACATAAAAATAGCGCGATCAGCATTTTTCGGGCTGTTTTGGTATAAAAGAAATTCCAAAAAACCTCCAAAATAAATCCGAATTAAACACACTTGAGAGAATTTCAATTTCGTAAGTTAAAGACTCATTTTAAATTAATAATGTGCGTCAACTAGTTCTAATCCAAATATATGCTGCGTTATACCTTATAAGTGGATTACACCGCCAATTCCCTGTAAAAGGAAAAAAGCCCCCAAAATAACTAATACCAGACCGGACAAACGTCGCATCCTTTCAAGTCCAATACGACTGACAAGCAGGTTGATAAAACCCCTTCCTGCTACTCCAAACGCGATAACCAGAAGCGATGAAGCGATACCGAAACAAAGCATAAAAACCATTACTTCGAAAATAGACGATAAATTTACTGTGTACATTAAAGCAGCAAGCAGGGGTACGCATGGCCGCAAACCTACCAGCAAACCCATGATAAAATGTGGTTTACCGGATGAGATTCCTCTACAAGCTTTAGCTATCGGTCGTTGGCTGAAATTGAAAGCGCCAAGTGTGTTTAAACCATGCAGAACCAGAACCAGACTCAGAATAATAGTTACTATAGGAGTCATCAAAGGGCTGATATTCATAGAGCCCATTATCCAGGCAACGATGATCCCCAAGGCCATATAAGAAATTAGCCTACCGGCTGAAAAAAGCAGAACTGTCTTGAGCCCACCCAGAATCCGGGTACTGCTCTGTGAGGCCAGATAGGGAATCAGTATAGGAAAACATACCGCTGTGCAGGAAGTGCTAGCGCTGAACCCGATTGACATACCCGTTGCAATCAAAGTTAACATAAATTGTTTTTAACCTATCACCCTGGGGAATATATCCACCATTATAATAACAAACCAGATATAGAGAGAAAGGGCTGCAATGATTGTCAGTCCAATAAAAATCCCCCTGACTTTTTTTCGGGTATTCACAAAGCAGATTTCGATGGCATCCTCCGGGCATGCTTCCATGCAACGGCCGCACCTGGTGCAGTCGTCGCCGGGATTTTTGTCTTTTTCAATAGTTTCAGGCGTAATAGTATACATTCGGCATTCATCAACGCAATCATAGCACTTTATGCATTTATTCTTGTCAACCTTAATCCTGAATAGGCTGATGCGATTAACCAGGCCGAAACTGGCACCGATAGGGCAAATCAGGCACCACCAACGTCGTTTTGTCATGAATGGAAGGATAATAGCAAAAACAATAATAATTGCCACCATTACCCATAATACGAACAATGGCTCCAACCAGAATACCGGGCAGAATACGCATACCAGTGGAAATGACAAAAAAATGGATAAAAGAACTACAACAATCAACAAGCCATATTTGGTATCCTTCACCCACTCTTTTAAACCGGCATAACTGAATCCGCTTCTGGTGCTGACCTTACGTTTCAACGCATCAAGTTTCCAACGAACTCTTTTGCCGGTTACGAATATCTCGGTAAGACCGCCAAATGGGCAAAGC
This window encodes:
- a CDS encoding radical SAM protein encodes the protein MNLVVARNCSNSCPYCFESSERGEQRQNLITIEKVDELAAWGRASGLQFLSLLGGEPFLHPQLPEIINHLQKASPATSLQILTGGVFKKRLLQTISSQQVGIIFNINEPCDYRNPKHFAKVIGNIEEAIKLGFKVVVGFNVWRIDFDTGFIPTLSYNLGRSGFRWAVANPQLNLHSNVVHTSQFASLSPRCFEMLEKAAALNLEAELDCPLPLCFFSENQLAWLRQYHPKTSLRMGVCDPVLDVTPELEAIRCFALSKLERVKVTDFPNEWTILEWFRQNVDSCLVSEGCFTYCKKCIHFKSGSCNGGCLGWHKYAPDLNPDTNPYQLANAMNQAIEIGQIEKVLELYQKAGERAKQDLPAFIAAAAALRLGKSEIAFRLAARVVDITRNPNLRKQALELINITSLEPDTILQIPNVPHQLLSTVSMHNLCNDRIDTITD
- a CDS encoding NifU family protein, translating into MREKVAAVLDKIRPSLQADGGNVELVDVTDDGVVKVSLKGACAGCPMSSMTLKNGIERLLKQEIPGVKEVVNV
- a CDS encoding 4Fe-4S binding protein, with protein sequence MANSIVNINPDLCTGCGACVEKCPLKILYLDESGICRVTDGSRCDRLRGCERVCPTGAITIV
- the gyrA gene encoding DNA gyrase subunit A, coding for MDLTTGNITNIKIEDEMRSSYLDYAMSVIIARALPDVRDGLKPVQRRILFAMRELGITHSGSHKKSARVVGEVLGKYHPHGDSSVYDAMVRMAQDFSMRHTLVDGQGNFGSVDNDPPAAMRYTEVRLSAIAEHMLLDIEKETVDFMPNFDASLKEPVVLPSRLPNLLVNGSAGIAVGMATNIPPHNLGEICSAINYLIDNPEASVSDLMKIVKGPDFPTGAIIQGIEGIRSAYATGHGRVVVKARAYIDETPNGRYQIIVNELPYQVNKAALIERIANLIKEKKITGISDLRDESDRQGMRIVIELKREGQPQHVLNNLYKHTPMQSSFFVNMLALVDGQPRVLSLKEALQHFISFRQEVITRRTEYELKGAKDRAHILEGLKIALDFIDEVIATIRAAKSAEEARGDLMTRFELSQLQAQAILDMQLRRLANLERQKILDEYAEVLKIISQLEDLLSSPVKILGVVKKEVSELKSKEANPRRSEINEQEALAFSEEDLIPHLAMVVTLSDRGFIKRVPAESFTPQHRGGKGIIGMVTREADTVRFLLNADTHDNLLLFTDRGRVFSIKCHEVPLDVSRVSKGLSVINLIPLQDGERVTALVDVQEFQPDWFMLMATQKGEIKKVDINSFTSVRSSGLLAMDLDKNDCLISARMGTDENDVVLVTRKGQSIRFPVKDIRTSLRASGGVRAIKLIGEDQVVDMDVVNPEAYLLVVTERGFGKITPLARYPIQKRAGSGVKTFHLTSKTGQVAAAAQVTETRQVMLISANGVVTRTPVREEDPRKGITVQGRSTQGVKLMDIKPDDGLVAITVFD
- a CDS encoding aspartate kinase, yielding MSLIIQKYGGSSVADGDKIMNVARRIARTAESGNQVVAVVSAMGDTTDDLIKLAYNVCDNPSSRELDVLLSTGEIVSSTLLAMALKSLGAKSISLTGAQAGIRTDNSYSKARITNIDPRRVIKELDKDNIVIVAGFQGINDDMDTTTLGRGGSDTTAVALAVSLKADRCEIYTDVAGVYTADPRIVSQARKLDEIGYEEMLEMSTYGANVMHPRAVELGQIYNIPILVASSFLESPGTLIHGGLPMEGKNRVTGIAQDLNVAKITIVGVPDRPGIAATIFERLASAGISVDTIVQNASIENITDLTFTIAKSDLAPAMEIVKPLAAEINATDCIFDSAVGKVSIIGTGIQTSPGYAARMFTTLSREDINIMLISTSEIRITCIIKEDRVKDAVRALHRAFEMEQA
- a CDS encoding tetratricopeptide repeat protein, producing the protein MVQDTEKPVFVLPSTSRKAISLAIEGRWHDAVAVNLSIIEGSPCDVDAYNRLGRAYLELGEYAAARAAYSRAYELDPYNTIAEKNLRRLSQLGEGVSHKAPSLTRLDPEHFIEEPGKAGVISLQHEAPREIWASIVAGEKVNLVIDGAHLRAENDRGDYLGLVDSRQSQRLIKLIKGGNRYSSKVVSTTSSKAIIIREVYQHPSQHGIISFPSRSLDRVERYTGDQLLGTKVSLGNEPAEDSYYTEPDEGDDWIDGSDENYEDQEETN
- a CDS encoding TIGR03960 family B12-binding radical SAM protein translates to MSYPDNILASVQKPARYTGGEWHSASKEWNKTDIRVALSYPDIYEVGMSGITLPILYQEANSLSFALADRIFAPWPDMEQALRNAGLNLQAIESGRALRDFDIIGFLLGYELTYTNLLNILDLGGIPLDAGKRDEACPLVMAGGIGTMNPEPLADFIDFFVIGDGEGAISRILERVRDLKRAGSRRKDILLALAELDGIYVPSLYNVEYRTDGSFKKISKNSEAAAIPVERIICQELPVFSDKPIVPLIETIQDKGSVEISRGCTRGCRFCNAGIYYRPVRHRTQQDIYSAIDKLCSSCGYDEITLLSLSSGDYPGITDLISGLNQMEQTQGTTFSLPSLRIDEKSLDLIEALSSKRRSGITLAPEAATSRLQRVINKIIPEEDILQTAAAAFQRGWTSLKLYFMLGLPTETEDDVIAIGQLASRIYDLGRLSPGRRPKLRVSLSTFVPKPHTPFQWCGQIERGEILKRVNLVRDNIGRRKISISWNNPQISMLEAVMSRGDRNLGRVIYRAWELGARFDGWDELFDYGRWEKAFKEAGINPVNYANQPKDLEEPLPWEHISSGVSRKFLVEEFYRAMCGNPTPDCRTDACNMCGIERRVKNCHKMYKGVYHGE